Below is a window of Candidatus Trichorickettsia mobilis DNA.
ATCGGCGTTTTTGGTTATATCGCTGCCATTGTCGGTAATGAAGGAATTACTATATTATTTACTATGGCTAAGTTAGTACTAGCAATTTTTGTTGGCTGTATTATTCAATATATTTTATTTGGGGTAATGATTTTATTATGGGGCAAAATGTCACCAATGCCATTTTACCGTAAAATGCTGGAACCACAGTTATTAGCTTTTTCTACCAGTAGCTCCAAAGCAACGTTAGTGCCGTTAATGAAAGTAGCTGAATCACGACTTGGCATTTCAACACAGAATAGCAAGTTTTTATTACCATTATCTGCTGCTCTTAATATGGATGGCGGTGCTATCTATCAATCAATTTGTGCCGTATTCTTCAGTCAGGCCCTAGGTATTCACCTATCGTGGGCAGATTATGGTACCTTAATAATAATGTGTACAATTGCATCTATTGGTGGTGCCGGTATTCCTGGCGGAGTATTATTATTTTTAGGAATGGTATTACAATCAGTAGGGATACCAATTGACGGTGTATTAATCGTGGCTAGCGTTGATCGTATCTTGGACATGGTTACCACCATGATTAATGTTACTGGTGACGCTTGTGTAACTTTACTTATTGACCGCTCGGAAAATACGTTGGATAAGAAAATTTATGATAGTTAAGTAATAGGTTCATAAAACATTTTAATTATTAACTGGAGTTATTTTTTATACGTCAAAAGCTTGACGTAACTTCAAGCTGAATAAAACAGGAAAAATGGTGCCGCTACCCTTGACTATTGATATTATTATGTTATTTTATATCTTCCAGGTGCTACAAACACCTTAAACCACCGGCGGTTTGATTCCGCCGTAACATAAGGACTCCTACGGCTTTTAAGCCAGGAGTCCCTCTACCATACAACAATGTCTTTGGCATGAAAGTAGAGGGGCATGACCGGTGGCATGTTTTGTAGCTCCTGGCACCAATTTTATTAAATTGAGTAGGAGTACATATTGTGGAATATAATTTTATTGCCGACCTTCTTGCGAAGTTTGCCGCTTGTTCTGATCTAATCAAAGCAGTAATTATTATTAATATTGGCGTAATGTTTGTCAGTTTGCTATACTTTATCAAAGAGAGTATCACCGAATTTATTAAATCAAGTAAAGCGAATAATTAAAAGTGTACATTTAAAAGTGTACATAATGGAAAATATTAAAAATCATGACAATACTTAATACACACAGTAGTAAAAAATCTGATTGCACACGGTTGGACAGAGAGTCAAGCAGAAGCCATGACTGATCTGTTCTGTCAATACGCTACTAAGGATCAGTTAGACGAAATAAAGCAAACTATGGTTACTAAAGCTGAGCTTAAAGCTGAAATTATGGAAGTAAAAGCTGAGATTATTAAAATGGAAAATAAAATCACTGACATCAAGTTTGATTTATTAAAATGGACGATGCCGATGTTTATGACTACCATAGGGTTAATGGTTTCAATTCTGATCAAAATGACTTAGTTTATTAAGCTGATTCAACTGTTTCAACTATAAATCTCTGATCCTCACCGTCATTGAGTAACGCGCTTCTTTACTAAAGTTAAGACACTGGCTAATTGAATCAATAATATCATCATTTTTAGAGTTAGGAAAATTTAATAATTCCTGTAATAAAACGCTATTAAAACTTGATTTTTTAGGGATTAATATTTTACTAGCCTGAAACATAGGTACCACCGAAGCAAATCTAGTAACTTTATCCAACTTTGGCTTGATGGCGATAATGTTCTTGAAACCATTAAATTTAAAATCCTGAATAATCTGTTGACCACTGGCTCTATCTTCAACCAAAATAAATTTTGGTTGATATTTTCCTGCTAATTGCTCAATATTTTTTTTTAAATCTGGATATGTTAATTTAGCTCGTAACATTGATACTAAATAATATATATTCTCAATTACCCCATAAACTGTACAAACACTATAATCTGCATTTTCCGAGACTTTGATTGCCGTATCCCAACTTTGAATAAAATAATCAAAACGATCAGGGATAGTCTCATAGAAATGAATATCCTCTAATGCCAGTAATGAGTATTTCTGTGGGATTGGCTCTTGCAAATATTGCGCTGCAAAGGCTTGTAAGCCAATTTCCTGCTCAAGCTTCAATAAATGTTCCGTTTGATCTCGTTCCTGGTGTAATACTTCTCCTGCTAAAAATTCATATTCTTTATTATTAATGTAAAATTTAATATTCTCGCTAGCCTTAACCGGAATTTTTAAATGCTCCCAATGATCACTATTACTCAATAAATGCCCGGATAAATCTTCACTATGTAATCTTTGCATTACCAGGATAATTGCACCATTATTTTTGTCATTAAGTCTAGTAATAAAAGTTTGTTCAAACCACTCAATTACTCGATGACGCAGCTTCAATGAATTAACTTGCAATGGATTATGAGGATCATCGATAATTAAAAAATCCCCTCCCTCACCGGTCGCGGAGCCACCAACCGAAGTGGCAAATCTAAAGCCATTAGCATCAGTCAGAAATTTACTTTTCTGATTATGCTTCTTACTTAAGGTAGCTTGTGGAAAAATTTGCTTATACCAATCAGAAGACATTACCAACCGACAATCCATGGAATGCTTGATACTCAATACTTGGGAATAGCTAGCCGCCATAATTCGTTTTGAAGGGTCATGGCCGAGCACCCAAGCCGGCCATGCAACGCTGATGCATAATGATTTTAAACCTCTTGGCGGCAGATTAATGATTAATCTTTTAATCTGCCGATGATGTACTGCTTCCAGATACTCTGCTATCAACTCAATATGCCAGTTTGATTTATATTCCGTACCTGGATTAACGCTATTAAAAACCTTGTTAATAAAGCTACAAAAATCCTGACGCAATATCGCTTGTAACAGACTCTCTGAATATTGCACTATCAATCTTTTTTAGAATATTTATTCAAGAAATACTCTATAATTTCCTTATCTGCCGCCGGCATTATAGTTTTAACATTTAGTGATTCTTCCTTGCTGACCTTGTTTAACTGAATGATCAAAGTAACTAATTTATTCAAAGTATCAGTAATATTCTTTTTTACAGTTAATGCGCTTTTAGATTTATTCAGACGCAATTCATCTAATTCATCTTCAAGCATTAGCACTAACTTTGCAATAAAACTATATAGTTTCGAGACTGTTGGTTGAAGCATGATGTACCAATATTTCACTGTTTATAGTTATTACGAATTCTCCTAGCTTAATTAATCCCGTAATAATTCCCGCATTAACAATTGATCGCCGCCTTCAATACTCTCAAGCCCAAAAAAACTTCTTTTTTCATTAATCGTCATAAAATCCGCGCTAGCAATTTTTGCCCATAAATTTTCACGTTTCTCGGTTAATGCCGAAATACTATCCCGATCAAAATCAATAATGATTTCATCCTGATACCAATGTGAAAACCAATTGCCTAAAGCATCAGCTAATTTATCCAGCAGTGGAATTAAAGTTTCTTCCCATAACGCCAAACGTGCTTCTTGCATATTACTATAAGTATTATCACCACTGATACCAAGCAATTGCGGAGGAACACCAAAAGCCAAAGCGATTTCTCTAGCTGCCGAATTTTTTAATTCAATAAAATCCATATCTTTTGGACTAATACTAATTTCTCGCCAATCAAGCCCTCCTTCCAATAACAAAGGTTTACCTGCATTACGACTATTAGTAAATTTTTCGTATAGCTGCTCCTGCAAGCGAGCAAACTGTTCATCGGTTAGATATCCTGATCCATCTTTCATGATCAAAGCACCACTCGGTCTGGCACCATTTTTCAATAATGAATTATTCCAGCTAGTGGCATGCTGATGTAATTCTATATGCGCACTTGCTGCCGATAAGCATGATAGACCATAATATTTATTAGTAGGATGATAATTCTTTAAATGTAATATTTTACTTCTTCGACTTATTTGATCAATAATATAGGTTTTTGTATGAGTACTGGTGTTATATTTATAACTAACTGCTACATTCTGGTTCGTGACAACCTCAATAGCAGCAGCAGGCAACAAATATATTTCATATGGTGGCGAATCATTAGGCGCTGCCGATAAAATATAAGCATTACCATATAATAACTTACTGGCAATGACCTCACTAAAAAAATCCGCTCCGGCTTTTTCAGGGTTCGGTCGATGTAGCAGTCGATAAACCGGATGATCTTTACTAGCTCTTGTGTTGCGATGATCTTTATTAACTACTAAAGGCACATGTCCAGCTGACTGAGCAATTAAATTAACACAACGGTAAACTATAACATTTTTATGATAAGCCTCAACGCCAATTGCTCGATCAGCAAATCCTTCATAATTATATGCCAAATCTATCAGATTATGTGACTTATGGACTTTAGGTTTAAAAAATTTTTTTAAGTAACTTTGAATCATTTAAGTCATATTTTTGTTCAAAGTGTGTTTATATCATGAATTATGTTAGCCACTAATACTTAATGCATAAATATCTTTGCAAGTTTTGAAATTTTGCAATACAATAAATATGTTAATATGGTGATATATAAAATGTCAGTTCAATTACTCGAATTATTGTTTTT
It encodes the following:
- a CDS encoding dicarboxylate/amino acid:cation symporter, whose product is MNILKLIHQSSAWQRVLIGMIAGIIVGLYFGKQVSALSYLGIIFLNLIKMVTIPLIFFTIIYGITSIDSSGGLYRISIKAIATFILTAFMAVCVGLITAKLLQPGHNVDLSILINNAPPNSQAQSLIDILIGIIPTNVVASLAEGHILQVIVFSFFVGVTLHTKRDSCQDLIKICHQISKLLFQMIETIMRIAPIGVFGYIAAIVGNEGITILFTMAKLVLAIFVGCIIQYILFGVMILLWGKMSPMPFYRKMLEPQLLAFSTSSSKATLVPLMKVAESRLGISTQNSKFLLPLSAALNMDGGAIYQSICAVFFSQALGIHLSWADYGTLIIMCTIASIGGAGIPGGVLLFLGMVLQSVGIPIDGVLIVASVDRILDMVTTMINVTGDACVTLLIDRSENTLDKKIYDS
- the terL gene encoding phage terminase large subunit, encoding MQYSESLLQAILRQDFCSFINKVFNSVNPGTEYKSNWHIELIAEYLEAVHHRQIKRLIINLPPRGLKSLCISVAWPAWVLGHDPSKRIMAASYSQVLSIKHSMDCRLVMSSDWYKQIFPQATLSKKHNQKSKFLTDANGFRFATSVGGSATGEGGDFLIIDDPHNPLQVNSLKLRHRVIEWFEQTFITRLNDKNNGAIILVMQRLHSEDLSGHLLSNSDHWEHLKIPVKASENIKFYINNKEYEFLAGEVLHQERDQTEHLLKLEQEIGLQAFAAQYLQEPIPQKYSLLALEDIHFYETIPDRFDYFIQSWDTAIKVSENADYSVCTVYGVIENIYYLVSMLRAKLTYPDLKKNIEQLAGKYQPKFILVEDRASGQQIIQDFKFNGFKNIIAIKPKLDKVTRFASVVPMFQASKILIPKKSSFNSVLLQELLNFPNSKNDDIIDSISQCLNFSKEARYSMTVRIRDL
- a CDS encoding phage portal protein — its product is MIQSYLKKFFKPKVHKSHNLIDLAYNYEGFADRAIGVEAYHKNVIVYRCVNLIAQSAGHVPLVVNKDHRNTRASKDHPVYRLLHRPNPEKAGADFFSEVIASKLLYGNAYILSAAPNDSPPYEIYLLPAAAIEVVTNQNVAVSYKYNTSTHTKTYIIDQISRRSKILHLKNYHPTNKYYGLSCLSAASAHIELHQHATSWNNSLLKNGARPSGALIMKDGSGYLTDEQFARLQEQLYEKFTNSRNAGKPLLLEGGLDWREISISPKDMDFIELKNSAAREIALAFGVPPQLLGISGDNTYSNMQEARLALWEETLIPLLDKLADALGNWFSHWYQDEIIIDFDRDSISALTEKRENLWAKIASADFMTINEKRSFFGLESIEGGDQLLMRELLRD